The genomic interval CCGACGAAAGCCCAGCGACGACCTTCCGACTGTATGGTTCATCTGATGCTGAAGTGCCGGGGCGTGGTAACTGCGCCCCGGCGTAGCCGGCGCCTGAGGCGACGAGCGTAGCGAGAAGAGCAACCCGACCCGCTCCGTCTGCTGCGGGGGATCCGGAGCACTCCCTCAGTGCTTCTTGCCCTGCTCGAGCGCCGCCTGGGCGGCGGCGAGCCTGGCGATGGGCACGCGGTAGGGAGAGCAGGAGACGTAGTTGAGCCCGATCTCGTTGCAGAACGCGACCGAATCCGGGTCGCCCCCGTGCTCGCCGCAGATGCCGATGTCGAGCTTGGGGTTGGTCTCGCGTCCGCGCGCGACCCCCATCCTCATGAGCTGGCCCACGCCGTCGCGGTCGATGGTGACGAACGGGTCGCAGGGCAGGATCCGCTTCTGAACGTACTCGCCCAGAAACCTGCCCGCGTCGTCGCGCGAGAAGCCGAAGGTTGTCTGGGTGAGGTCGTTGGTGCCGAAGCTGAAGAAGTCGGCGTGCTTCGCTATCTCGCCCGCGGCGATGGCCGCGCGCGGCAGCTCGATCATCGTGCCGATGGTGTAGTCGACCTTCACGCCGGTGCGCGAGATCACCTCCTGGCACACCTTGTCGCACACCGCGCGCAGCTGCATGAGCTCGTGGCTGTGGCCGACGAGCGGGATCTCGATCTCGGGGACGCACACGACCCTCTCGTCGCGCGTGATCTCGCAGGCCGCCTCCATGATCGCCTGCGTCTGCATCGCGTATATCTCCGGGTAGGTCACGCCCAGGCGGCAGCCGCGGTGGCCGAGCATGGGGTTGAACTCGTGCAGCTCCGCGGCCTTGGCGCGCAGCTTCTCCCCCGGCACCCCCATCTTCTTCGAGAGGTCCTCGATCTCCTCGTCGGTGTGGGGCAGGAACTCGTGCAGGGGCGGGTCGAGCAGGCGGATCGTCACGGGGTAGCCGCTCATCACCTTGAAGATGCCCTTGAAGTCGCCCTTCTGCATCGGAAGGATCTTTGCCAGCGCCCTCTTGCGCCCCTCTATGTCCTCGGAGAGTATCATCTCGCGGAAGGCGTCGATGCGGTCGCCCTCGAAGAACATGTGCTCGGTGCGCGTTAGGCCTATGCCCTCTGCCCCGAAGTTGCGCGCGACCTGGGCGTCGTGCGGGGTGTCCGCGTTAGTGCGCACCTTGAGCCTGCGGAACTCGTCGGTCCAGGCCATGAATGTGCCGAAATCGCCGGTGAGCTCGGGCGGAATCGTGGGGAGCTCTCCCAGCATCACCTCGCCGGTGGAACCGTCGATGGTCACAGGATCCCCCTCGAAGAGGGTTATCTCTCCGATGCGCGCCTGTTTGCGTTCCGCGTCGACCGCGAGCTCGCCGCAGCCGGCCACGCAGGGCGTGCCCATGCCGCGCGCCACCACGGCCGCGTGAGAGGTCATGCCGCCGCGGGCGGTCAGTATCCCCTGAGCGACCGCCATGCCCTTGATATCGTCGGGCGACGTCTCGAGCCTCACGAGTATCACCTTTCTGCCGTCCCTGTGCCAGTTCGCGGCCTCGTCCGCCGTGAATACCACCTGCCCCACCGCCGCGCCCGGCGACGCGGGAAGGCCCCTGGCCACCACCTCGCGCCTCGCCTTGGGGTCGAGGCGCGGGTGGAGGAGCTGGTCGAGCTGCATGGGGGCCACCCGCTTTAGCGCCTCCGCCTTGTCGATGAGCTTCTCGTTCACCATGTCCACCGCGATCTTGACCGCGGCCGGCCCGGTGCGCTTGCCGTTTCTGGTCTGCAGCATCCAGAGCTTGTTCTGCTGGATCGTGAACTCGATGTCCTGCATGTCGCGGTAGTGCTTCTCGAGCTTCCTGTATATGCCCTCGAGCTCAGAGTAGAGCTTCGGCATCGCCTCCTCGAGCGACCTCTCGTCAGGCGATTTCTTCGCCGCCACGTTGATCGGCTGCGGGGTGCGGATGCCGGCCACCACGTCCTCGCCCTGCGCGTTGATCAGGTACTCGCCGAAGAAGCGGCGGTCGCCGGTGCCGGGGTCGCGCGTGAAGGCGACGC from Pseudomonadota bacterium carries:
- a CDS encoding pyruvate, phosphate dikinase, with product MSNKHVYTFGAGKAEGNATMKNLLGGKGANLAEMSGLGIPVPAGFTITTEVCTYYYDHDRAYPKELEKQVQEGIHSVEKAMGAKFGDPKNPLLLSVRSGARASMPGMMDTVLNLGLNQETIRGIVDRTGNERFAYDSYRRFIQMYSDVVLGAESHHFETIIDEMKAQRGVKLDTELTADDLKELCTRFRELVKRDLGRDFPDDPKEQLWGGIGAVFKSWMTPRAIEYRRLHAIPANWGTAVNVQAMVFGNMGEDCATGVAFTRDPGTGDRRFFGEYLINAQGEDVVAGIRTPQPINVAAKKSPDERSLEEAMPKLYSELEGIYRKLEKHYRDMQDIEFTIQQNKLWMLQTRNGKRTGPAAVKIAVDMVNEKLIDKAEALKRVAPMQLDQLLHPRLDPKARREVVARGLPASPGAAVGQVVFTADEAANWHRDGRKVILVRLETSPDDIKGMAVAQGILTARGGMTSHAAVVARGMGTPCVAGCGELAVDAERKQARIGEITLFEGDPVTIDGSTGEVMLGELPTIPPELTGDFGTFMAWTDEFRRLKVRTNADTPHDAQVARNFGAEGIGLTRTEHMFFEGDRIDAFREMILSEDIEGRKRALAKILPMQKGDFKGIFKVMSGYPVTIRLLDPPLHEFLPHTDEEIEDLSKKMGVPGEKLRAKAAELHEFNPMLGHRGCRLGVTYPEIYAMQTQAIMEAACEITRDERVVCVPEIEIPLVGHSHELMQLRAVCDKVCQEVISRTGVKVDYTIGTMIELPRAAIAAGEIAKHADFFSFGTNDLTQTTFGFSRDDAGRFLGEYVQKRILPCDPFVTIDRDGVGQLMRMGVARGRETNPKLDIGICGEHGGDPDSVAFCNEIGLNYVSCSPYRVPIARLAAAQAALEQGKKH